The DNA window CACAAGGTACACGGTGCTACCATTTAGAGAAGCATTAGAAGGAGAATTGCAAGCATAAACATATGGTTCTTCTACTAAATAAGGTCTGTGTCAATACTTGCATATGTTTTAGAGAATTGGTCTTAAATCCTTAATGAGCACCATCCTCTTactgatttaatttaattcccCGCCTTCTTCCTTCTACAGTGTGATTTAGTTCCTGCCTGGGTAACGAAAGGATGGCTTCGGGTGCTGTCGAAGGAATACCCTACTCTTGCTTTTCATGCAAGTGTGAACAAGCCATTTGGAAAGGTACTAATTAACTTCATCCCACTGGTTTTTGGttgcattgacatccctagtcgGTGGAAATCTCGACATTGATAATGTCAGACTGCTTTCGAACTTTTTGGATAATTGGCCTCCATATGGAATTCAATGTTTAGGATTCTTTgctaaaaatgaataaaatggcaagtaacatttatttattgatcGACTCAGTTATATCTGATGTCTGTTTCTGGTACTTTTCGTTATCGTCAGGGTTCTCTTCTGGCTGTTTTAAGACAGTTCTCTCGTTTTAAAAGTGACAAGCAAGCTATATCTGTTGGATATCCCAACGTTGGAAAGTCGTCTGTTATCAACACTTTGCGTACAAAGAATGTAAGCCACTCTTCTGTTGTTTATAAGATGTAGTGTAAAAATGAACCGGGACACCTGTTAGCTGACGGAGGGAGCctgatttttcaagaaagatACTATGTCTTCTGCATTGTGCAAATACAAACTCATGAGGCCGTTTTTCTTTCGATAATTAGGGGGGCGAGCCTGATTACACGACTGCTGCGAAGATGATCCTCCACGATTGGCAAAGGGGTAAAATACCGATTTTCGTCCCACCACCTAAGGAAGAGGAGCAAGCATTGGATGAAGCTGAGGTTGATGCCATTGCTGATGATAAAGCGAATCGATGATGTTATTTCATCCCAGGAAGTCGATACACTTGTCGTTCAAAAGGACCTCTTCAGCGAGCAAGAGTTGATGGGAGCTACATTGGAGTCGGATAAAGAGGCTTAAAGCTTTTCTTAGATTTCTCTCTTCATAATGTCTTCTTATGTCCAATTTCATCATCCACGTCttgatttatgattttatttctcATGCTTAATTTCATGCTATCATTCTAAAAACCCTCAAATTTTGAGCAAGTTTATTTTTGTTCCATGGATTTTAAAGTTGTTTATATGTAAATGGAAATTGGTCTGTAAAACAATCGACTTTCACATAAATCTGATATTTCTCACAACCTTTAAAAGTGGTCTTAAAGTCAACAACTTTTCGAATTATGTGGATTTTCCATACTAAAGTTTCCGGCATAAGTTTTGCCTACGTGGAATGCTGACACTAATTCTATAGCATCCATATTATCATCAGTTTCATCTTCCCATCAGGGAAATAGCTTCGATTATTACAAATAGGTTTTTCCATATTATCATCAGTTTTATCTTCCCAACATAATGGAAATAGCTTCGACTATTGCACATGTTTTTTGACATTTCATATAGGCAAAATTTATGTCAGAAATTTTAATATGGAAAGTCACACAATTCGAAAAGTTGGTGGTTTTTAACACCAATTTTAAAGGTTGTGTCAAATATCAAATTTTTTATGAAACTTTATGATTTTTCTGACCAATTTCCTATACGTAAATTAGTATATCCAATACTGATCCATTAATGTGAAAGTTCATCCAGCCTGACCAGTGACCACGAATGAAAAAACCATCACATATTCTATATTTTTGGAGTTTGATGACTTAAATGATGAAAACTAAAGAttgatgaaagaaaaaaacttacAATGTCACTATAAGTAGAATTaagataatttattttattattacctAATCATAatcttaaattaaaattatttactaAAAGAAACATAAAAGCACGTACCTATCTTCACAATTTCACCCACTCTTTgttgatgagagagagagagagatggttaCTTTTGGTGGGTTAAAGGTCCATTTTCGTTTGAGTATTCTTGATATTAAAGGCAAGATGCCTATCCAACGCTCCCCATTTTTCGAATCACACAAActttataaaaaatactacaaaaaatgtgtgtatgtgtgtgagaAGAGAGGTGAAGGTAGCATGTTGCATGTGAGCTAAAGTGAATGGGAGAGAAAGGGCCATTTCACCTCTTTGCTTTcttcacacacacactatatagaTAGCAATCCAACTATATATCAAGAACATATCTACACAAGCCCCAAAAAACTTTttatctttctctttcttactagAAAAATCAGCCTTCATCTTGATCTGCATAGCAATGGCCTCCAAGATTCTGTTGGTGACAGTTTTCGTGTTCGATTTGATTGCTTTTTCGCTTGCCGTTGCAGCCGAGCACCGCAGATCATCTGTCAGTCTTTCAATCTTGCTATTATAAGGGAAAtcttattattaatttttattgtaaGTTCTTCGGACTAACATCCACCGTCTCTTCAGGCAAGCGTTGCAACTGAGGCGAACGTGGAGTTTTGTGTTTATGATTCGGACATAGCAACCGGCCTTGGAGTGGGCTCGTTCTTGTTCCTTATGGTTAGCCAACTAATTATCATGGCTGCGAGTAGGTGTTTATGCGGTGGGAGGGCTCTCCAACCCGGTCGTTCTAGGGTTTGGGCGATTTTGTTGTTCATCTCCTGCTGGTATATTTCATATATTCATTACTCACTCGAAAAAAGTGTGTTTCCCTAAATTCCACCGGCTGCTCTTGATGCAGGGTGGCATTCTTCATTGCTGAGGTGTGCTTGTTAGCTGGCTCGGTAAGAAACGCGTACCACACCAAATACAGGACGTACTTGTCGGAAACTCCTCCCTCGTGTGAGACGTTGAGGAAGGGAGTGTTTGGAGCAGGGGCGGCATTCATATTCTTCACCGCCATACTCTCTGAACTTTTCTACATGACCTATTCCAAAACCGGTGACGTATCTCTCCCTATGAGAGGGGACACCGGAATAAGGATGGGATAGAGGAGAGGTTTTCGTTCCTCTTGTTTAGACAAGCATATCTGAATAAATTTGCAGTGTTGAATTGAGATTTGCACAGACAATGTATGTTTTGTGGCATATACAAGAACTTTgtaggtctttgttttgggtaGTGGCTTGTTTTGTAAGCACAACATTCATGTTATAGAGTTGAAAATGTAATTTTGTAGTGTTATTGACTGCTGAATTGtatgttttctgtttttttatgCCTTTTAGATTTGTGAGCTCTTACAACTAGAATTGGCAATTATATATGAATAAAAGAGTGCCCATAATAAGAAAAAACACATGTAAAcgtgtccaaaagaaatgccccaacactaatgagacggagggagtaatatatacaaCCAGACAAGAACAATGGTACAGAAAGATGATTTTCTAAATCATCACAATTCTTTCCTCCAAAGCAACTTCAAGTCTTGATTTAGGATTGTCTAAGCATTGGATTATATCAAACGATGTTTTAATTTGAAAGTTGTTTATCATCATCACATAATGAAACAAATTGGGCAAAGAATAACTCATGATTTGCATCAAAACAAGGGTTATTCATGGATACATATTGTTGATAATCCTGTACACAAGTGCAGAGACACGAACAAATTACAATTAAACAGTGTTGACTTTGTCGGCCAGGCATCGTAGTATGCATCCCAATCCCGCTCTTTCTGTAAGTTTTTCATGAATTTTTAGGCATTGGTCACACGTAGGACGATCTCCAGTAGATAAACCTCTATATAAGTACCTATTAATCACATAGATGGATTTGTTTAGAATAAGATTGATGATTGTGTATAATAAGATTGATGATACCTATGCAACAGAGAAACTTGGATGACTATAGAGATTATCTTAAGGAAGAAATGTTCCAAAGATTCATCACATGACCATGTTCAggaacagaaaacacaattataACATTTAGACATCCCACTCTGAGTAGAGGCATACATTCCATGACTTCTACATTCAGTATATGCACCTTTGACGATAGCCCCTACAAGATGGTTCTTTTTTGTGCTTATTTTATATATGCAGCAGCCTACATACTAAATTAGTCTCTTCTTAAAAACAATACAAAAATTGACCTTCTAAGTTAGCTTCTTTCAGCTACTCCAATACTTACATTATCTAGACTTGGAAGAGTTCTTTTTTCAACATCCTCACACTTCCTTCCAAATGTGTTTTCCAATTCACAAACACCCTAGGATGGATCATAATGACAATTGCAATGGTTTCTACTATGACGGCTAAAGGGCAACCTTCTTCACTAGAGTCACATGAAAATATTCTTAAGGAGTCCATAGGATGCTTCAGGGTGGTTTACACTGGGCTCAACTCTTGAGTTGAAATCTGAGCACAATAGTAAGAAGTCTTGAAACCTTTCCATGAACTAAATATTTAAACAATACCACAGATTAGGTTAAATCATTTACTAGACGCTCAGCATTTGTATTTCTTATAGGACTATCTATATGAATCAGTTGTTATAAGTTGCTCCCTGACATGATGGAGAATACGTCACTTTTCCAAGACGGCAAGACTTCAAGTTAAGCCTGTTTCATGAATTCTGCTACATTTCTAGATGATATTGTGTCCACAGGATCTGTAAATGAAATAAACTACTTCGCCTTATCTTCTCATGTTTGCAGTTGTTGCAAAGTCATATCATATTAAGTCCAATTACAATAGCTATTAGGATATGCACCAGTTCCAATTCGATCCCTTGATGTTTTAACCTTTCAGCAAGCCCAATAACTTATCCAGACACGATTTAACATCTAACGTTATTGTTCTTTCCCAAATAATAGTTTTAACCATTTTTTACCAATTCTCCCAATCATCCAGAATTCTAAACTAAACAGATATTTGTTGATCATTTCTGGGTAAATCCAGCAACTACCATTTACACAAGCAATAAAGAGAAATTCATTTCATAGGTAAAGCCAGCAGCTTCCATCACACAATGTGACCCATGATAAAATCCACAACCATCAGAAGATCTGAAATATCAAATTTAGAACAGCACCTCATATTGCTAAACTATTTTTGAATAAGCAAAACAGGAAGATCAAACTCCCCATGGAAAAATCTCAATAGGAATACCATCTACAACAACTATCCatgaatggtaatttggataaaCTATGATGCAAAATCAACGAAGATACAATTATTTCACAAACAAAACaccataagaaaaaaaatagcaaGACAAACACATAATTAGGGGGTTTAGACTTACTTCATCAGAACATCGTAGTACTCCAGATCAAGAGCTGAGAACAAACTATCGATATCTTTTATCGCCATTATCGCCCTATGCACCACAATCCAATTCGCAGACTTCAAAAGACAAAATCAACACTAATTTTAGCTCAATTAATGAAATCACACAAAAACTGTACTGaaataaaatgattaattaattcttACCTTGCAACGCTCGTCTTTGGTGACGGGGGGCGAACCTTCAAGAGCTGTCTTCAAAGCTTCAACCGGTTTATACCTGAAATTGAAACCATTATTCACAAAACCACCAAATGCGAGAGCAATTTTGTATAAGATTTTGCCCTACTGTTTGAGTAGGCTCTCGATCTTGCTCGATTTGTGCTCGATTCGTGTGAAAATGGCTTCTGCATTATCTGCTTCCACAAATTCTGCCATTCTTTAGATTTCGATTAAAATTTTCAGCTGCTGCTTTAGACTTGAGGGATGAAGTTGGGGGTTTGAGCATTTCCAATTCCAACTAATTACGGGGTAAATCCATTTTagtatttcaactattttttataaaatttaaatttaaaagaaacaaaatttataaaagtaaTTTAGATttgttttaatgtaaatttaaaaATGGGTATATTTTACACAAAATTCCATTGTATATTttactcaaaataaaaaatggaatatATTTTGGAGCACTATTTGAGCTTATTActtactcccttcattccaTAGCGGTCatttcattttaccattttagtacgttttagaggagtcatttcattttcttagTAAAAGTCAACGCATTTCTTTTTACTTATAttactctttcttactttatgcTCTCTTCATCTATTTATcttatttcctactttattcttccttttaCTTAATTCaattaacacatttttttcttaattttcatgtaaaaaagaaatactTTCGCTACTATGAAACGAACGAAGtactattactttattttgaatttgagaGTATAAGATAGTCTAACAATGTAGAAAATAGTACTCACTctcttctaaaaaataaaaatattgaaaacggtacaaattttaataaatttagtaaaataaagaaaaataaagttaaGGAGTTGAAGTGAAATTAGTGAATAgttgaccatatatatatagtgaaATAGGACGAAAATGTTCTAAaagtatgaaataaattaattttgtaagatagaactaaaataattaaaaagttaTTGTTCAGACCAGAACTAATATTGCACATTACGTCTAAAATTAAGTCAATTATCGtatcaaaaattgaaaaagagaGATGCTGATTGAGGGACATTTCAATAAGCTTTCCACTTTCTGCCTTTTCCACATAAAAATCCGCCTACTCCAAATTGGATGTTCACAAAATAGATTTATAGCATaatgacatttcccttttctTCTCGAAATCTAGCCCAAATTCAACCGACACACTTCTCAAAAGCTCAAATATCAAGTTATCaactttaatataattaatacacaCTAATTGCCTATACTTCTGTAATAAAAAGAATTATCATACAACTGAAAAAATGGTGTGGGTCAGAGGTCAACACGAACGTAGGAGAATTGGACCCACTGATGAGTGAAGCACATCACTCAGCACGATTTGGACCTCATTTGAAAAGTGTTCACAACCTATCAAGCTCGAAAGCAATGGAAAGAAGCAACACAAGTTCTTTTGGAATGAGGATTCTCCTAAGGCACCTACAGCCTGTAGAGTAGCAACGATAAGAGGTGCTCGTGCAGCCAGTTCTGTTCGTCTTCCAGATCCCGGTGGTATCGTCCAGCGTGGTTGCCTGTCGGGAAGAAGTCCCGAGCAGGCAACTACGATGTAGAACTGCAAGACCTCTTGGCAGAGGTTGACAAGATAAGACTCCACTTCCGACTCCTCATAACTAAGAGGTCTATCAACTGCAAGATTCTGCAGAAATTTGAGGCAAAGCTTGTAAGACTCGGTCTCGAGGCTAAGCAGAGGAGGATCATCCATTTGCATCATGGACCCGAGTTCCACGAGCTTTTGACGTAGCACTCCATTGCTATTTATGTTGCGAGCATGAGATGCCACAGCATGCACCACGTCGAAAAGGATAAAAATGTTTTTATACGATAATCGAGCCCTGTGCATATTGTAGATATCCACTGTAGCCTGCCATATTCCATGTGAGAGTTATTGTCAGACTTAAATAACCGGAATGGGCTACAAACATACAAACAAAACTTATGATATTACCTACCCGTAATAGTAAAAGCTGAATTGAAGATCGGCACTTGATATCGGATATGACTGATTTCAGACGACGACTCCTCAAGTTATTAACTGGATCATCGTTGGAGGTGACTGCCTCGGCAGATTCATCATGACTGCTCTCATTCACATCAACTCCCTGGGGCTCTGTTATGCTATTGTCATCATCAAGGATTAAGGAAAAATCAGGACAAGTTTCATTTAACGCTTCTTTGAGAAACGAAACCACATCCAACCAATTGTCTTCAGAGAACATCTCCCCAGCACTGCTCATTAGGCGAGCGAAACCAGTAATACCGATAATAACAAGGCTTTGATGAGGACGCTTGATAAAGCTGACCACTAGCATCAGCACCTTCTTCAGAAGGGGATTGATCGTATCATAGATATTAACAAAAAGATCTACGACTAATTGCATAGCCAACGTGCACATCTCATGCATCCATGAATCTTGATTGTGTTCCTCCATGTCACCGTTGTCTATGTTTTCAGACTCATCAAATAATCTAAAAAGGACAGATTCAAACACCTTCTCCCACAAGGCTAGGGAGAAGTGATGCCCATAGTTACACAAAGTACCAAATAGTATTTGTGAGGCACTCTTCCTGATTTCAGGCCTGGGGTCAAAGCTCAGTTCAGATAAAcctggagagagagaaagatactttattttacttgAATTAATCATACTCTGCATATGCAGAGGCAAAGAGAGTCGTCTTGGCTGAAATCAGCTTCAAATACAAAAAAACATCATTACCTGCCAACAAAGGAAGCCATAAATAGAGATGGTCCACCCTATTTGCAGGTTCCCCATtgtcactttttctttctttaccAATTTGAGGTGAAGGTGGAGAAGCCACTTCAGGAGCTTCCTTCCTTAGATCTCCTTCAGCAAGTCTTTCAGCACAGTTCTGAAGTAAACCTATGGCATTAAGACTAACTTCTTTGTTGAATCTAGTATTGGTGAATGCAACTAGACAATTTACACAGTCCGTAAAAGTAGTGGATTCAGTTTCAATGATATATGTGAAATAATCACGAACAATCTTCTTAATTATTTCGAATGAGAGGAGGACAATGTTCTTATGATCATCGTAAGCAGCTGTTGTGAAGACCTGCAATTAAGAATGTAATCAGAGGGTTGAATGTGAAATTTATCGCCATAAGCTTCACGTAAAGATAATTTCCCCAAGGCCATAAAAATTGAAAGGGACGAGTACTTTGGTATCCACATTAAAGGTTCCGTACCATAAATATGCTCTTCCATCCCGATTTGACATTATTCACTTGGGATAACACCACCTGAGAAACACATCTGATAATCAATTCTCGGATTTCAACAGCACTACTCTTGCACATTACAATTGTAAAAGGCTTCATGAACTCATTCTGAAAGTTAAAGTTAGCCAATTCTTCTCTTTCCAAGACTTTCATTGATAGCTGGCACAAAGAGTCTATTGCAAATATTGCAATAGAAAGATTTTCTGAACAGCCAGCGGTCACAAAAAAATCAGATAGTACTTGCCAAATCTTAAACCACACAGCCCTAATGCGGTTCATGTTGTAGTGCCTGTTAAGAAGGGGAAAAATAGAAGTCACTTGCATGGCCAAATAagcaaaaaatggtaaaaataatTTACTGAAGTTTTTCCACGGTCAACATTGACAGAGTAAAGGATCAAGTGACGATTAACTTACACGATCTCAACAATCTTAGTGAGGCTGAAAACCCGAGGATTAGATGTACATCGTAGTTCACCCATAGATACCTTGCAGAGAGCCTTGACAAAATCAACTATTGCCTCACTATTTAGTTTTTGGCTCTGTATGAATATGCGGTTAACATCACCAACTTGCTCCAACATGTTGAAGTTAGAGGACAAGTTGTTCATCTGTCCAGATGTTATTCCTGCAGCAACATTACCACCTATACCAGCACTATCATATGAACCCCTCCTCATTGCAGAAGCTGCATTCTGAATATTCCCAGCTCCCGTGTTTTTGGAAACAGGAAGAATATTTGATCTGCCTTGTTTAGATTTGTCTAATTCATTAAGATGGATTGCAAAGAAAGAAGCATCTGGTGATGCACCTGCACCCCGTAGGTGCAAATGCTCAAACCGTGAAACACATGTTAATATATGTTCCCAGCCATCCTGTATATAGTTCCCATCCTCATCTGCTATGGCGACTATAACCTGTTAACAAGTAAACAGATGGACCGGAGTAGTCAGAAAATCTTGAAAATTGCTGAACATGAGTAACGAGCATTAATCATTTCAGTTAGATTTAGAACAGAACTAAAAAGTTGTTAGGAACATCACGCGCTATCAACCCACAAATAATATGCAGCTAACCAAATTAGAATACATTTAAGAAtatcttttataaaaaaaagagaggagaaAGGACCTCGGGATTAAAAGCACAATTCAATTATACACTACCAACTTCTACTCCATGTAAGGTGTAACCATGAATAATGAACTACACACTACCAGTAACCCCctaaaaataaatgaatcaaTAGACAAACAACAATTTTAATACAGATTACACAGTAGGCCAGGGGTGGCAAAACGGGTAGCGGGTAATCGGTAATTCCCATTTCGACCCGATACCCGCAGCCAGGTTTTGGGTACCTGCGTTTTAGAGTTTTACGGGTAATGGGTATACCCGCTACCCGCGCGGGTATACCCGTTAGTCCCGATAATATccgatattattagtattagctATATACAATCTTTTAATACTTTGTAGAATCTAAAAGTTCTAAGagttttttgaaatatttttatattccaaCAAACATACATTTGAAAACTCACCAGAACTAGTTATAGAGTGTCCCTCATTTTTATCCTCAACCTATTCAAAGCTTACAATCAAAATTAATACGGTAAATTTTGATTTGCATTGTaatttgaatttgaagtttGGAAATGtgcaaattatatattaagtgaGACTAGAAATCACCACATCTGTGTATAGTTGATAGTTGGAATTTTTGCATGAAGATTGAAGAGCaaattaaacaacaaaaatatgaTTTGAGGCAACAATCTCAAAATTCATTCTGGCATTATAGACTTGTATAAAATACAACAGTAGATGACTGGCATTGATGATAAGTACTACTccataaaaaaaactcaaagCATAAATATTAATTGGTTTCATGAACTCAGCCTTTGGTTTGAAGCACTTTCTGCATGATTGAAGGGTCATACTCAACATACGGGTTTCGGatcgggtacgggtacccgcaATGTCGGGTACGGGATACCCGACACGGGTATCGGGTAATCCCGATATGTTGTGGGGCGGGTATTGGGACAACAAATTTGGCTGAAATCAGGTACGGGTACCCGACAAGGGTACCCGCGGGTAACCCGTTTCGTCACCCCTAGAGTAGGGTACTAAACAAGAAAGGGAAGGTTAGGGACACGGAAATAGATTAAAAGATAATGGTTGCACATAATTCCTACAAAAAGACAAGAATAGACCGAATTACACTGAGAAGAATGTAATGACagcaaaaaaaatttcaaaacataaaaataatggGAAGGCTTTCTCATATCATTATAAGATTAATCATACACAGCAAGCACAAAGAACTAAATTTACCTTGATTGCATCaatgtttttctttttgataTCTGCAGGTGAGTGAAGTGAAGTAAACTTGGCTAATGATGTCACAAAAGCATCTCTATGAGTTTTCATGGACATTCCTGCAGTGACATGGATTGCACTACGAAAGCCCTCTAAGCAGAGGGCTATCACAATTTCATCGTCACTTTGGTCAAGTTGAACACTGAAGGCAGCCAACATTGGAGCCCAACATGCCTCAATCATGAACTTGAGGACCACTGTATTTATGGAGGAATAATAAATTGACCTACAATTTCCAAACGACATGAAGATCAAAACAAGTCCTAGATTCCTTTCCACTAGgcagaagatttcaaaatcgagCTTACTCTGACTTGCGAGCTCTATCGGCACGACACTGCTCCAGGGTTGAAACATCAGAAACTTCACTGGAGGCTTCAGACTGTGCGTCCGATCCTTTAGTTGGCTCATCTATAATGTCATTTTGGCGAGGGGGACTCCCAGTATCAGAACCATGGTCTGCGGCATCTAGTTTCTTTGATGACTGAATATCTGCAATTTGCAATTGCTTGTTCATCCATTTACCCATGCATTGTAGGATAGCAACTAAGCACTTCATAGCTTCTAGCTTCATACTAGCCTCTTGCAGGGCCTGAACTGTGCTTGGAACATCAGATGGAACACCCTGAGCAGTTTTAAGTAGTCCATTGACCATTCTGgaatagaaaatgaaaagacAAGAGAAACAAGAGACCATATGATTGTTGAATTTTAGCAATGATATCTTTTGAATGCGTAACTTAGAATCCCAGCAGTTATTTGACAAAAGATTAAAAATGTATTGACTCAAAAATATCAGATATAAGTTGGACGAAAAGTACAAAGAGAGGACAAGTCATTACCTCGTGAATATATTGGAAGCATTAACATCACAGTCATAATCATAATTAAGGAATATTTCTATCAAGATCTGTGAATCTACACACAGCTTCTTCAGAAAGTGAAGGACTGTCATCTTCTGCTGAAAATTGGGTTGCACAACGTTTTCTAACACTCGGAGGACTATCACAGGAAAAAATACCCCGATATCTGCTTTCAATGCAGCTCTAAAATGCGACACCAAGCTCATAAATATGGAGCATGAGAGCTGGAAAACGGTCATATGAGTTGAAGCACTGTTCTTCAATAGTGACAAACATAGGTACTGCTTTATAGCATCTAAAAATCTGTTTAACAAATGACAATAATTAGCGATGCTTTGCATTCAAAATGAGAAAGATAGAACAGCTATAAAGGGAAAAGGGAGAGTCCTCAAACAACCTATACAAAGACTAAAGACAATAATCAGCATGAAGAACAGGAACACAGAGATATATGTGAACTTGGAATAGCTAAATCTGGAAAGAAGATATCAGCAGTGGGAAAACtggaaaatgaaattgaaacaaGCAGCAGATGGATGCGCTTGGTGGAAGTGGAAGAACTGCGAGAGAGTTCAAAACTGGTATAGGAACTATATATCATCGCCATGCAAATTACACCAGCAGAATCCAACTCAAAGAATACTAAGATATTTTTGAGCAATTGTCAAACTCAACAATTCTGCTTGAGGAGCTGAGTAGTATAGGTGTTGATAAGACAATAGCATGGGGACACCATACCCATTAGGAGTGAATTAGTAACTTGTATAAAGGTCGCATTATGAAGTGTTCACTTTTAGTTTAAGGACAGAGAACCTAAACCAGGCTAAGTCAAATCTAAAACAACTGATGCAGAATGTAAAAAATACATGGCAAACCATTTAATATTACAATATAACTAAATGAACATAAAATGCTTGCTAGACAGCAAAAACTGGAAGTTTCAACA is part of the Salvia splendens isolate huo1 chromosome 22, SspV2, whole genome shotgun sequence genome and encodes:
- the LOC121786544 gene encoding uncharacterized protein LOC121786544, which produces MASKILLVTVFVFDLIAFSLAVAAEHRRSSASVATEANVEFCVYDSDIATGLGVGSFLFLMVSQLIIMAASRCLCGGRALQPGRSRVWAILLFISCWVAFFIAEVCLLAGSVRNAYHTKYRTYLSETPPSCETLRKGVFGAGAAFIFFTAILSELFYMTYSKTGDVSLPMRGDTGIRMG
- the LOC121786545 gene encoding actin-related protein 2/3 complex subunit 5A — protein: MAEFVEADNAEAIFTRIEHKSSKIESLLKQYKPVEALKTALEGSPPVTKDERCKSANWIVVHRAIMAIKDIDSLFSALDLEYYDVLMKYLYRGLSTGDRPTCDQCLKIHEKLTERAGLGCILRCLADKVNTV
- the LOC121786660 gene encoding brefeldin A-inhibited guanine nucleotide-exchange protein 2-like, giving the protein MADSRLNKVLIPALEKIQKNASWRKHSKLGAECKSVIQHLTSPNRSPTAEASLLQGVVLDFSLYDSEIVLSPIINALSTSYLKFSEPALDAVQKLIARGYLHGEADPSGGAEAKLLSKLIVSACNCRDLGDEYAELLVIKSLLSAVTSVSLRLHGDCLLQAVRSCYELYLNSKNGVNQTTAKASLIQMLVIVFRRMEADSSTVQLQPVVAAELMMPAEKADVDGEFEMKTSTVEGTNPADLLDSTDKDMLDAKYWEISMYKTALEGRKGELADGEGERDDDLEVQIGNKFRRDAFLVFRDLCKLSMKTPLRDAAADPQAMKGKILALELLKILLENSGEIFRTSERFLDAIKQYLCLSLLKNSASTHMTVFQLSCSIFMSLVSHFRAALKADIGVFFPVIVLRVLENVVQPNFQQKMTVLHFLKKLCVDSQILIEIFLNYDYDCDVNASNIFTRMVNGLLKTAQGVPSDVPSTVQALQEASMKLEAMKCLVAILQCMGKWMNKQLQIADIQSSKKLDAADHGSDTGSPPRQNDIIDEPTKGSDAQSEASSEVSDVSTLEQCRADRARKSESIYYSSINTVVLKFMIEACWAPMLAAFSVQLDQSDDEIVIALCLEGFRSAIHVTAGMSMKTHRDAFVTSLAKFTSLHSPADIKKKNIDAIKVIVAIADEDGNYIQDGWEHILTCVSRFEHLHLRGAGASPDASFFAIHLNELDKSKQGRSNILPVSKNTGAGNIQNAASAMRRGSYDSAGIGGNVAAGITSGQMNNLSSNFNMLEQVGDVNRIFIQSQKLNSEAIVDFVKALCKVSMGELRCTSNPRVFSLTKIVEIVHYNMNRIRAVWFKIWQVLSDFFVTAGCSENLSIAIFAIDSLCQLSMKVLEREELANFNFQNEFMKPFTIVMCKSSAVEIRELIIRCVSQVVLSQVNNVKSGWKSIFMVFTTAAYDDHKNIVLLSFEIIKKIVRDYFTYIIETESTTFTDCVNCLVAFTNTRFNKEVSLNAIGLLQNCAERLAEGDLRKEAPEVASPPSPQIGKERKSDNGEPANRVDHLYLWLPLLAGLSELSFDPRPEIRKSASQILFGTLCNYGHHFSLALWEKVFESVLFRLFDESENIDNGDMEEHNQDSWMHEMCTLAMQLVVDLFVNIYDTINPLLKKVLMLVVSFIKRPHQSLVIIGITGFARLMSSAGEMFSEDNWLDVVSFLKEALNETCPDFSLILDDDNSITEPQGVDVNESSHDESAEAVTSNDDPVNNLRSRRLKSVISDIKCRSSIQLLLLRATVDIYNMHRARLSYKNIFILFDVVHAVASHARNINSNGVLRQKLVELGSMMQMDDPPLLSLETESYKLCLKFLQNLAVDRPLSYEESEVESYLVNLCQEVLQFYIVVACSGLLPDRQPRWTIPPGSGRRTELAARAPLIVATLQAVGALGESSFQKNLCCFFPLLSSLIGCEHFSNEVQIVLSDVLHSSVGPILLRSC